A window from Pongo abelii isolate AG06213 chromosome 6, NHGRI_mPonAbe1-v2.0_pri, whole genome shotgun sequence encodes these proteins:
- the PSMG3 gene encoding proteasome assembly chaperone 3, protein MEDTPLVISKQKTEVVCGVPTQVVCTAFSSHILVVVTQFGKMGTLVSLEPSSLASDVSKPVLTTKVLLGQDEPLIHVFAKNLVAFVSQEAGNRAVLLAVAVKDKSIEGLKALREVIRVCQVW, encoded by the exons ATGGAAGACACGCCGTTGGTGATATCGAAACAGAAGACGGAGGTGGTGTGCGGGGTCCCCACCCAGGTGGTGTGCACGGCCTTCAGCAGTCACATCCTGGTGGTGGTAACCCAGTTCGGGAAGATGGGCACCCTGGTCTCCCTGGAGCCCAGCAGCCTAGCCAGTGACGTCAGCAAGCCTGTGCTCACCACAAAAGTCCTTCTGGGGCAGGATGAG CCTCTCATCCATGTCTTTGCAAAGAACCTGGTAGCGTTTGTGTCTCAAGAAGCTGGAAACAGAGCAGTGCTCCTTGCCGTGGCCGTGAAGGACAAAAGCATAGAAGGGCTGAAGGCGCTGAGGGAGGTGATCCGGgtgtgccaggtgtggtga